A window of Streptomyces gilvosporeus contains these coding sequences:
- a CDS encoding nitrate- and nitrite sensing domain-containing protein, with product MRFRGKSIRRKIVALLLVPLVSLTAMWTFATYLTGREANQLLEVANVMQRVGYPAEGVVQALQRERRQSLLYLADRRGADALPRLRQEERATDRAVVRLKGNAHDPEVLDEIHGAVAGRAQSVVKSLAGLSDLRKQVEDNTVSSDEALEAYDSMVDPTYDFLASLNSLDSVELDEQARALVQITRAREAFSREDALMSAALSSGSMTRHDLRMFADRIAERRILYGTNLTLLPFRDRGIYEDYWRSARAREVTSYEEAALAAGARRAPQAVNAERWNAAADKVLDDLTRMGKDAGDRYQRRVEPYATRVVLKAAVAGVLGFVALLVSVIVSLRIGSRHVKDLTRLRKAAHEVSGVRLPSVMRRLAAGEQVDVETEAPRLEFGPDETGQVGQALNTLQRAAVEAAVKQADMRRGVSEVFVNLARRSQVLLHRQLTLLDAMERRTEDTDELADLFRLDHLTTRMRRHAEGLVILSGAAPARQWRKPIQLMDVVRAAVAEVEDYERIEVRRLPRLAVDGPAVSDLTHLIAELLENATVFSPPHTAVQVLGDRVSNGFTLEIHDRGLGMAPDVLLDCNLRLAETAEFELSDTDRLGLFVVSRLARRHGVRVGLQTSPYGGTTAVVFIPGAILTEASEGGREDTGALGPADGGGNELEHAAGKLAALSQGAKALPKGRTPRVVDGPVELEAPLGLDELGPLDDDPDSVFRGRERGRERDGGRDREHDRDRRGPAARPTGPTASPAAPPGIAAVPDGEQHQQTRDQAPGGLTPLPRRRKPPVLVSDHGRTVDGASAHGGDTHGDDAHADDTRGGETHQSRTRGSEARGGEKRPGPDGEATAGDTPGAPDAPARPAPGGLPRRVRQASLAPQLKQAPEPQDAPHPAEEPDDDRDAEAVRARMASLQRGWQRGRRDAEDLTADAAPADRPGAGAPAGDENAHRTRTGRDPAARDGDDGGGTAAGNTTGGDGP from the coding sequence ATGCGCTTTCGCGGGAAGTCCATCCGCCGGAAGATCGTGGCGTTGCTGCTCGTACCGCTGGTGTCCCTGACGGCCATGTGGACGTTCGCGACGTATCTCACCGGACGCGAGGCCAACCAGCTGCTCGAAGTCGCCAACGTCATGCAGCGGGTCGGTTATCCGGCCGAGGGCGTCGTCCAGGCCCTCCAGCGCGAGCGCCGCCAGAGTCTGCTGTATCTGGCGGACCGGCGCGGCGCCGACGCCCTGCCCCGCCTGCGGCAGGAGGAGCGGGCCACCGACCGGGCCGTCGTCCGCCTCAAGGGCAATGCCCACGACCCCGAGGTCCTCGACGAAATCCACGGTGCGGTCGCCGGCCGGGCGCAGTCCGTCGTCAAGAGCCTGGCGGGCCTGTCCGACCTGCGCAAACAGGTCGAGGACAACACCGTCAGCAGCGACGAGGCCCTGGAGGCGTACGACTCCATGGTCGACCCCACCTATGACTTCCTCGCCTCCCTCAACTCCCTGGACAGCGTGGAGCTGGACGAACAGGCCCGCGCGCTGGTGCAGATCACCCGCGCCCGCGAGGCGTTCTCCCGGGAGGACGCGCTGATGTCCGCGGCGCTCTCCTCCGGCAGCATGACCCGGCACGATCTGCGGATGTTCGCCGACCGCATCGCCGAACGCCGCATCCTCTACGGCACCAACCTCACCCTCCTGCCCTTCAGGGACCGCGGGATCTACGAGGACTACTGGCGCTCGGCCCGGGCCCGCGAGGTGACCTCGTACGAGGAAGCGGCCCTCGCGGCGGGCGCCCGGCGGGCCCCGCAGGCCGTCAACGCCGAACGCTGGAACGCCGCCGCGGACAAGGTGCTCGACGACCTCACCCGGATGGGCAAGGACGCCGGCGACCGCTACCAGCGGCGGGTCGAGCCGTATGCGACCCGGGTCGTCCTCAAGGCCGCCGTCGCCGGTGTCCTCGGCTTCGTCGCGCTGCTGGTCTCCGTCATCGTCTCGCTGCGCATCGGCAGCCGGCACGTCAAGGACCTCACCCGGCTGCGCAAGGCCGCGCACGAGGTCTCCGGGGTGCGGCTGCCGAGCGTGATGCGCCGGCTGGCGGCCGGGGAACAGGTCGATGTGGAGACCGAGGCACCTCGGCTGGAATTCGGCCCGGACGAGACGGGCCAGGTCGGCCAGGCGCTCAACACCCTCCAGCGGGCCGCCGTCGAAGCGGCCGTCAAACAGGCCGATATGCGCCGCGGCGTCTCCGAGGTGTTCGTCAATCTCGCCCGCCGCAGCCAGGTCCTGCTGCACCGCCAGCTGACTCTGCTGGACGCCATGGAGCGGCGCACCGAGGACACCGACGAACTCGCCGACCTCTTCCGCCTCGACCACCTCACCACCCGCATGCGGCGGCACGCCGAGGGCCTGGTCATCCTCTCCGGCGCCGCCCCCGCCCGGCAGTGGCGCAAACCCATCCAGCTGATGGACGTGGTCCGCGCGGCGGTCGCCGAGGTCGAGGACTATGAGCGGATCGAGGTACGCCGCCTGCCGCGGCTCGCGGTTGACGGCCCCGCCGTCTCCGACCTCACCCACCTGATCGCCGAACTCCTGGAGAACGCCACCGTCTTCTCCCCGCCGCACACCGCCGTCCAGGTCCTGGGCGACCGGGTCTCCAACGGCTTCACCCTCGAAATCCACGACCGCGGCCTGGGCATGGCCCCCGACGTCCTGCTGGACTGCAATCTCCGGCTCGCCGAGACCGCCGAGTTCGAGCTGTCCGACACCGACCGGCTCGGGCTCTTCGTGGTCAGCCGGCTCGCCCGGCGCCACGGGGTGCGGGTCGGCCTCCAGACCTCGCCGTACGGCGGCACCACCGCGGTGGTCTTCATCCCCGGCGCGATCCTGACCGAGGCCTCCGAGGGCGGCCGCGAGGACACCGGAGCCCTGGGCCCGGCGGACGGCGGCGGCAACGAACTGGAGCACGCCGCGGGCAAGTTGGCCGCGCTCTCCCAGGGCGCGAAGGCGCTCCCGAAGGGCCGTACCCCGCGGGTCGTCGACGGCCCGGTCGAACTGGAGGCGCCGCTCGGCCTGGACGAGCTCGGCCCCCTGGACGACGACCCGGACAGCGTCTTCCGGGGGCGGGAACGCGGGCGGGAGCGCGACGGGGGAAGGGACCGCGAGCACGATCGCGACCGCCGCGGCCCGGCCGCCCGGCCGACCGGGCCGACCGCCTCCCCGGCCGCCCCGCCCGGTATCGCGGCGGTCCCGGACGGCGAACAGCACCAGCAGACCCGCGACCAGGCCCCCGGCGGCCTCACCCCGCTGCCCCGCCGCCGCAAGCCGCCGGTACTGGTCTCCGACCACGGCCGGACGGTGGACGGCGCGTCGGCGCACGGAGGCGACACGCACGGGGACGACGCGCACGCCGACGACACCCGCGGGGGCGAGACCCACCAGAGCCGGACCCGCGGGAGCGAGGCGCGCGGCGGTGAGAAGCGTCCCGGACCCGACGGGGAGGCGACCGCGGGGGACACCCCCGGCGCGCCCGACGCCCCCGCCAGGCCGGCGCCGGGCGGGCTGCCCCGCCGGGTACGCCAGGCCAGCCTCGCCCCGCAGCTCAAGCAGGCCCCCGAGCCGCAGGACGCGCCGCACCCGGCCGAGGAGCCCGACGACGACCGCGACGCCGAGGCCGTACGGGCCCGGATGGCCTCGCTCCAGCGCGGCTGGCAGCGCGGCCGCCGCGACGCCGAGGACCTCACGGCCGATGCCGCACCCGCGGACCGGCCGGGAGCCGGCGCCCCGGCCGGCGACGAGAACGCCCACCGCACCCGGACCGGCCGCGACCCCGCAGCGCGGGACGGCGACGACGGTGGCGGCACAGCAGCAGGAAACACAACGGGAGGGGACGGTCCATGA
- a CDS encoding bifunctional 3-phenylpropionate/cinnamic acid dioxygenase ferredoxin subunit gives MIPVCRIEDLPEGESVRIEIDDTTPAIAVFHTESGLYAVDDTCSHQDASLSEGWAEGCFVECPLHAALFDLRTGAPTCPPARRPVRTHEVGVVDGMIHVRPAVREDALA, from the coding sequence ATGATTCCCGTCTGCCGCATCGAGGACCTGCCCGAGGGTGAGTCCGTACGGATCGAGATCGACGACACCACACCTGCCATCGCCGTCTTCCACACCGAGAGCGGCCTCTACGCCGTCGACGACACCTGCAGCCACCAGGACGCCTCGCTCTCCGAGGGCTGGGCCGAGGGCTGCTTCGTCGAATGCCCGCTGCATGCGGCGCTGTTCGACCTGCGCACCGGAGCGCCGACCTGTCCGCCCGCCCGCCGGCCCGTGCGCACCCACGAGGTCGGCGTCGTGGACGGAATGATCCATGTGCGGCCCGCCGTACGGGAGGACGCGCTGGCCTGA
- a CDS encoding S-(hydroxymethyl)mycothiol dehydrogenase gives MPQEVRAAVAVAKGAPTEIRTVLVPDPGPGEALVAVQACGVCHTDLHYREGAIGDDFPYLLGHEAAGVVEAVGPGVTDPAPGDYVVLAWRAPCGLCRSCRRGRPWYCFDSRNAAQAMTLPDGTALTAALGIGAFAEKTLVAAGQAVKVDPAARPEAAGLIGCGVMAGYGAAVHTGAVGSGDTVAVIGCGGVGNAAIAGASRAGARRVIAIDVDDGRLDAAERFGATDTVNSRGTDPIEAVRSLTGGHGADVVIDAVGRPETYRQGFYLRDLAGTLVQVGVPDPATTIELPLIDLFSRGGALKSSWYGDCLPSRDFPVLIDLYLSGKLDLDRFVTATMGLDDLERAFAAMRRGEGLRSVITL, from the coding sequence ATGCCGCAGGAAGTCCGCGCCGCCGTCGCCGTCGCCAAGGGCGCGCCCACCGAGATCCGCACCGTCCTGGTACCGGACCCGGGTCCGGGGGAGGCGCTGGTCGCCGTCCAGGCCTGCGGCGTGTGCCACACCGATCTGCACTACCGCGAGGGCGCGATCGGCGACGACTTCCCCTATCTGCTCGGGCATGAGGCCGCGGGCGTGGTGGAGGCCGTCGGCCCCGGCGTGACCGATCCCGCCCCCGGTGACTATGTCGTGCTCGCCTGGCGGGCGCCCTGCGGCTTGTGCCGGTCCTGCCGCCGCGGCCGGCCCTGGTACTGCTTCGACTCCCGCAATGCCGCCCAGGCGATGACCCTCCCGGACGGCACCGCACTCACCGCGGCCCTGGGCATCGGCGCCTTCGCCGAGAAGACGCTGGTCGCGGCCGGGCAGGCGGTGAAGGTCGACCCCGCGGCGCGGCCCGAGGCGGCCGGACTCATCGGCTGCGGGGTGATGGCCGGCTACGGCGCCGCTGTGCACACCGGGGCCGTCGGCAGCGGGGACACCGTCGCCGTCATCGGCTGCGGCGGCGTCGGCAACGCCGCCATCGCGGGGGCCTCGCGGGCGGGCGCGCGCCGGGTCATCGCCATCGACGTCGACGACGGCAGACTGGACGCCGCCGAGCGGTTCGGCGCCACCGACACCGTCAACTCCCGTGGTACGGACCCCATCGAGGCGGTCCGCAGTCTGACCGGCGGCCATGGCGCCGATGTCGTCATCGATGCCGTGGGCCGCCCGGAGACCTACCGGCAGGGCTTCTACCTGCGCGATCTCGCCGGAACCCTCGTCCAGGTCGGGGTGCCCGACCCCGCGACCACGATCGAGCTGCCGCTGATCGACCTCTTCTCGCGCGGCGGCGCCCTGAAGTCCTCCTGGTACGGCGACTGCCTGCCCAGCCGGGACTTCCCGGTCCTGATCGACCTCTATCTGAGCGGCAAACTCGACCTGGACCGTTTCGTGACCGCCACCATGGGCCTCGACGACCTGGAGCGGGCCTTCGCCGCGATGCGGCGCGGCGAAGGACTGCGCTCGGTGATCACCCTCTGA
- a CDS encoding TetR/AcrR family transcriptional regulator has translation MSGKRITRLTPEQRREQLVGIGLEMLAERSLDELSTDEVARRAGISRGLLFHYFDSKRDFFRAVVRAECDRFTAATAPDPALAPVPWIRAFIAGFVSYVMTHRQVYLALVRGAAGSHPAVTDILDETRETLARRVREGRRRLGMPDAPRLEPATRAWMAFAEEAVISWPTGEAGGGEKSGDDGRDELCAFVESSFVRFLGMLDRPAALAPR, from the coding sequence ATGTCCGGCAAGCGGATCACCCGTCTCACCCCCGAGCAGCGCAGGGAACAGCTGGTCGGCATCGGTCTGGAGATGCTCGCCGAGCGCTCCCTGGACGAGCTGTCCACCGACGAGGTCGCCCGCCGGGCCGGTATCTCCCGCGGACTGCTCTTCCACTACTTCGACTCCAAACGCGACTTCTTCCGCGCCGTCGTCCGCGCGGAGTGCGACCGCTTCACGGCCGCCACCGCACCGGACCCCGCGCTGGCACCCGTCCCCTGGATACGGGCGTTCATCGCCGGCTTCGTCAGCTACGTCATGACGCACCGTCAGGTCTATCTGGCCCTGGTCCGGGGCGCCGCGGGCAGCCATCCCGCGGTGACCGACATCCTGGACGAGACCCGCGAAACGCTCGCCCGCCGGGTGCGCGAGGGCCGGCGGCGGCTGGGCATGCCGGACGCGCCCCGACTGGAACCGGCCACCCGGGCCTGGATGGCCTTCGCCGAGGAGGCCGTCATCAGCTGGCCGACGGGGGAGGCGGGCGGCGGTGAAAAGTCCGGGGACGACGGCCGTGACGAGCTGTGCGCCTTCGTGGAGTCCAGCTTCGTCCGTTTCCTGGGCATGCTCGACCGGCCCGCGGCGCTCGCCCCGCGCTGA
- a CDS encoding IclR family transcriptional regulator: MANRAGTSGTAGESPEERRGAAGSVQSVDRAVSVLETLARLGEAGVTEMSEELGVHKSTAFRILGVLESRGLVGQEKERGKYFLGAGVLRLAGAAAIRLDISQEGQPVCRALAQDTGETANIAVLDGDAAVNIMQARGAAAVTAYNWLGRRTPLHATASGKVLLAHLPRDRREALIGRKPARFTAHTLTTAAGLRAQLTAAFEDGFACSVEELEVGLNAVAAPVRAHDGGVIGAIGVSGPAYRMERARLPELAERSARAAAELSRRMGYAD, from the coding sequence ATGGCGAACAGGGCAGGGACGAGCGGGACGGCGGGCGAGAGCCCCGAGGAGAGGCGCGGCGCGGCGGGGTCGGTCCAGTCCGTGGACCGGGCGGTGAGCGTGCTGGAGACGCTGGCCCGGCTGGGCGAGGCCGGGGTGACGGAGATGTCCGAGGAGCTGGGCGTCCACAAGTCGACCGCGTTCCGGATCCTGGGGGTGCTGGAGAGCCGCGGGCTGGTGGGGCAGGAGAAGGAGCGCGGGAAGTACTTCCTGGGCGCCGGGGTGCTGCGGCTGGCGGGCGCGGCGGCGATCCGGCTGGACATCTCGCAGGAGGGGCAGCCGGTGTGCCGGGCGCTGGCCCAGGACACGGGCGAGACCGCCAATATCGCGGTGCTGGACGGCGATGCCGCGGTCAACATCATGCAGGCGCGCGGCGCCGCCGCGGTGACCGCCTACAACTGGCTGGGCCGCCGTACCCCGTTGCACGCCACCGCCAGCGGCAAGGTGCTGCTGGCCCATCTGCCGCGGGACCGCCGCGAGGCGCTGATCGGCCGCAAGCCCGCCCGGTTCACCGCGCACACCCTGACCACCGCGGCCGGGCTGCGGGCGCAGCTGACGGCCGCGTTCGAGGACGGATTCGCCTGCTCCGTGGAGGAGTTGGAGGTCGGGCTGAACGCGGTGGCGGCGCCGGTACGGGCGCACGACGGCGGGGTGATCGGGGCGATCGGCGTCTCGGGGCCGGCGTACCGCATGGAGCGCGCCCGGCTGCCGGAGCTGGCGGAGCGGTCCGCGCGGGCGGCGGCCGAACTCTCCCGACGGATGGGGTACGCGGATTGA
- the glpK gene encoding glycerol kinase GlpK, which translates to MTAHSEKSEKYVAAIDQGTTSSRCIIFNHDGAIVAVDQREHRQIFPQPGWVEHDATEIWNKVQAVVAGALTKAGLRADQLSALGITNQRETTVLWDRTTGRPVHHALVWQDTRTAALCTELGGTDGQDRFREATGLPLASYFSGPKAAWLLDAIPGLRGRAERGEIAFGTIDSWLIWNLTGGVDGGVHVTDVTNAGRTMLMNLSTLQWDPAILSAMGIPEAMLPQIRSSAEVYGTAVGQLHGVPVASALGDQQAAVFGQTCYGVGEAKNTYGTGSFLLLNTGGRPVASKNGLLTTMGYQLGGEAPVYCLEGSIAITGALVQWLRDQLGIIASAAEIEPLAASVPDNGGAYVVPAFSGLFAPYWRSDARGVITGLTGFVTKAHLARAVLEATSWQTREVVDAMYQDSGVRITRLKVDGGMTANGLLMQHQADVLDVPVIRPVVSETTCLGAAYAAGLATGVWQDLDELTAHWKQDAEWSPRMDGQTREREYGNWRKAVERSFGWLPDGTQS; encoded by the coding sequence ATGACGGCACACAGCGAGAAGAGCGAGAAGTACGTCGCCGCGATCGACCAGGGCACCACATCGAGCCGCTGCATCATCTTCAACCACGACGGGGCGATCGTCGCCGTCGACCAGCGCGAACACCGGCAGATCTTTCCGCAGCCGGGCTGGGTGGAGCACGACGCCACCGAGATCTGGAACAAGGTGCAGGCCGTGGTCGCGGGCGCGCTGACCAAGGCGGGGCTACGCGCGGACCAGCTGAGCGCGCTGGGCATCACCAACCAGCGCGAGACCACGGTCCTGTGGGACCGGACCACCGGCCGGCCGGTGCACCACGCCCTCGTCTGGCAGGACACCCGTACCGCCGCCCTGTGCACCGAGCTGGGCGGCACGGACGGCCAGGACCGCTTCCGGGAGGCCACCGGACTGCCGCTGGCCAGCTACTTCTCCGGGCCCAAGGCGGCCTGGCTGCTGGACGCGATACCGGGGCTGCGCGGGCGCGCCGAACGCGGTGAGATCGCGTTCGGCACCATCGACTCCTGGCTGATCTGGAACCTCACCGGCGGCGTCGACGGCGGGGTGCACGTCACGGACGTCACCAACGCCGGCCGCACCATGCTGATGAACCTGAGCACCCTCCAGTGGGACCCGGCGATCCTGTCGGCCATGGGGATCCCGGAGGCGATGCTGCCGCAGATCCGGTCGTCGGCCGAGGTGTACGGGACGGCCGTGGGACAGCTGCACGGCGTGCCGGTGGCGTCCGCGCTGGGCGACCAGCAGGCGGCGGTGTTCGGGCAGACCTGTTACGGCGTCGGCGAGGCCAAGAACACCTACGGCACCGGCTCGTTCCTGCTGCTCAACACCGGTGGTCGCCCGGTGGCGTCGAAGAACGGGCTGCTGACGACGATGGGCTATCAGCTCGGCGGCGAGGCGCCGGTCTACTGCCTGGAGGGCTCCATCGCGATCACCGGCGCGCTGGTGCAGTGGCTGCGCGACCAGCTCGGCATCATCGCGTCGGCGGCCGAGATCGAACCGCTGGCGGCGAGCGTCCCGGACAACGGCGGCGCCTATGTCGTCCCGGCGTTCTCGGGCCTGTTCGCGCCGTACTGGCGCTCCGACGCCCGCGGGGTGATCACCGGGCTCACCGGTTTCGTCACCAAGGCGCATCTGGCGCGCGCCGTTCTGGAGGCGACCAGCTGGCAGACCCGCGAGGTCGTGGACGCCATGTACCAGGACTCGGGCGTACGGATCACCCGGCTCAAAGTGGACGGCGGAATGACCGCCAACGGCCTGCTGATGCAGCATCAGGCGGACGTCCTGGACGTGCCGGTGATCCGCCCGGTGGTCTCGGAGACGACGTGTCTGGGCGCGGCGTACGCGGCGGGGCTGGCGACCGGCGTATGGCAGGACCTGGACGAGCTGACGGCCCACTGGAAACAGGACGCCGAGTGGTCCCCGCGGATGGACGGGCAGACCCGGGAGCGGGAGTACGGCAACTGGCGCAAGGCCGTGGAGCGCAGCTTCGGGTGGCTGCCCGACGGTACGCAGTCGTAG
- a CDS encoding MIP/aquaporin family protein, protein MYSNGDIFVGEVIGTAILILFGAGVCAAVTLHYSKARSAGWVVIAFGWGLGVLAGAYTAAPLSGGHLNPAVTVGSAVAGGTAWSKVPLYVLAQMVGALLGAVLAWALYYAQFAANSERDKAQPTVGIFATGPEIRNPAANLVSEIIATVGLVLPLLFFGQNKGIGVGQIPGARAGVYGSGINVLLVALLVVGIGLSLGGPTGYAINPARDLGPRIAHALLPIPNKGSSDWSYAWIPVAGPLIGAVLSGLVYHAAF, encoded by the coding sequence ATGTATTCCAATGGGGACATCTTCGTCGGTGAAGTGATCGGCACGGCGATCCTGATCCTGTTCGGTGCGGGGGTGTGTGCCGCCGTCACCCTGCACTACTCGAAAGCGAGATCCGCCGGCTGGGTGGTGATCGCGTTCGGCTGGGGTCTGGGCGTACTGGCGGGGGCCTATACCGCCGCACCGCTGTCCGGCGGACATCTCAACCCCGCGGTCACGGTCGGCTCGGCGGTCGCCGGCGGCACGGCGTGGTCGAAGGTGCCGCTGTACGTCCTGGCGCAGATGGTCGGCGCGCTGCTCGGAGCCGTACTGGCCTGGGCGCTGTACTACGCGCAGTTCGCCGCCAACTCCGAGCGGGACAAGGCCCAGCCGACGGTGGGGATCTTCGCCACGGGCCCGGAGATCCGCAATCCGGCCGCCAACCTGGTGTCCGAGATCATCGCCACCGTCGGCCTGGTGCTGCCGCTGCTGTTCTTCGGCCAGAACAAGGGCATCGGCGTCGGCCAGATACCCGGCGCCCGGGCCGGTGTCTACGGCTCCGGGATCAATGTGCTGCTGGTCGCGCTGCTGGTCGTCGGCATCGGGCTCTCGCTCGGCGGTCCCACCGGCTATGCCATCAACCCCGCCCGCGACCTGGGCCCGCGGATCGCGCACGCGTTGCTGCCGATCCCCAACAAGGGCTCGTCCGACTGGAGTTACGCCTGGATCCCGGTGGCCGGTCCGCTGATCGGCGCGGTGCTCTCGGGCCTTGTGTACCACGCCGCGTTCTGA
- a CDS encoding DUF742 domain-containing protein: protein MSDQEGRAVPERGAARWFDDEAGPVVRPYAMTRGRTRTTAEGRLDLIAQVIAESRAEQAVADQLLSPEHVEIVELCRRAPLSVAELAAGLDLPVGVVRVLIGDLLDAELVHVSRPVPPAELPDERVLREVIDGLRAL, encoded by the coding sequence ATGAGTGATCAGGAGGGCCGTGCCGTACCGGAGCGGGGCGCGGCCCGTTGGTTCGACGACGAAGCGGGTCCGGTCGTCCGCCCGTACGCGATGACCCGTGGGCGCACCCGTACGACCGCCGAGGGGCGGCTGGATCTGATCGCGCAGGTGATCGCCGAGAGCCGCGCCGAGCAGGCGGTGGCCGACCAGCTGCTGTCCCCCGAGCATGTCGAGATCGTGGAGCTGTGCCGCCGGGCGCCGCTCTCGGTCGCCGAGCTGGCGGCCGGACTCGACCTTCCGGTGGGCGTGGTGCGGGTCCTCATCGGCGATCTGCTGGACGCGGAGCTGGTGCACGTCAGCCGCCCCGTCCCGCCCGCCGAACTGCCGGACGAGCGGGTGCTGCGCGAGGTGATCGACGGACTGCGGGCGCTGTGA
- a CDS encoding roadblock/LC7 domain-containing protein, with protein MTVSKAAASIASALGGAGNGAGELNWLLDELVERVGSIRKALILSSDGLATGASKDLTREDGEHLAAVASGFHSLAKGVGRHFDAGRVRQTLVELDDAFLFVSAAGDGSCLAVLADADSDVGLIAYEMTLLVKRVGTHLGTARRSGPAR; from the coding sequence ATGACCGTATCGAAGGCAGCAGCGTCCATCGCGTCGGCGTTGGGGGGCGCGGGGAACGGCGCCGGCGAACTGAACTGGCTCCTGGACGAGTTGGTCGAGCGGGTCGGCTCGATCCGCAAGGCATTGATCCTCTCCAGCGACGGGCTGGCCACGGGGGCCTCCAAGGACCTCACCCGCGAGGACGGCGAACATCTGGCCGCGGTCGCCTCCGGCTTCCACAGCCTGGCCAAGGGCGTGGGCCGGCATTTCGACGCGGGCCGGGTGCGCCAGACGCTGGTCGAGCTGGACGATGCGTTCCTGTTCGTCAGCGCGGCCGGCGACGGCAGCTGCCTGGCCGTCCTGGCCGATGCCGACTCCGACGTGGGGCTGATCGCCTACGAGATGACGCTGCTGGTCAAGCGCGTCGGTACGCATCTGGGCACCGCGCGCCGGTCGGGTCCGGCGCGCTGA
- a CDS encoding GTP-binding protein — protein sequence MAFGRAERHCRSAAVDPMTLKILVAGGFGVGKTTLVGAVSEIKPLRTEERLTEAGRPIDDLAGVESKTTTTVAMDFGRITLNEELVLYLFGTPGQDRFWFLWDELARGALGAVVLADTRRLTDCFGAIDYFERRSLPFTVAVNCFDGAERYPVEAVRDALDLDTEVPVVLCDARQKGSARDVLISVVEHAMRLGPRSREPALP from the coding sequence ATGGCCTTCGGGCGTGCTGAGCGCCACTGCCGGTCCGCGGCCGTCGACCCGATGACGCTCAAGATCCTGGTCGCGGGCGGCTTCGGCGTCGGCAAGACCACCCTGGTGGGCGCCGTCAGCGAGATCAAACCGCTGCGCACCGAGGAGCGGCTGACCGAGGCGGGTCGGCCCATCGACGACCTGGCGGGGGTGGAGAGCAAGACCACCACCACGGTCGCCATGGACTTCGGCCGGATCACCCTCAACGAGGAACTGGTCCTCTACCTCTTCGGCACCCCCGGCCAGGACCGGTTCTGGTTCCTGTGGGACGAGCTGGCACGCGGCGCCCTGGGCGCGGTGGTGCTGGCCGACACCCGCCGCCTGACGGACTGCTTCGGCGCCATCGACTACTTCGAGCGGCGCTCGCTGCCCTTCACGGTCGCCGTCAACTGCTTCGACGGCGCCGAGCGCTACCCCGTCGAGGCCGTCCGCGACGCCCTGGACCTGGACACCGAGGTCCCGGTGGTGCTGTGCGACGCACGGCAGAAGGGATCGGCGCGGGATGTGCTGATCTCCGTCGTCGAGCACGCCATGCGGCTAGGCCCCCGGAGCCGGGAGCCCGCGCTTCCCTGA
- a CDS encoding alpha/beta fold hydrolase — MDTETTPAPFERLELRVGPHTYDALAAGPADGDLVLLLHGWPEFADSWSAVLPALGAAGYRAVAVDQRGYSPGARPSGIADYAVPELVADALAFADSQGADRFHLVSHDWGGMVAWALAGAHPERLRSLSVLATPHPEALNRAAADDPEQHHRLDYVRFFRSDDHAAEAALLADDAARLRAAYGGKVPAHLVEDNVRRLAEPGALTATLNWYRAPASVISVPAGRIAVPTLFLWGSEDVALGRVAAESTGEWVDGPYTFEELAGASHWLPEEVPGLVTPKILDHLETYA; from the coding sequence ATGGACACGGAAACGACACCGGCCCCCTTCGAACGCCTGGAGCTCCGGGTCGGCCCGCACACCTACGACGCCCTGGCGGCCGGACCGGCCGACGGCGATCTCGTCCTGCTGCTGCACGGCTGGCCCGAGTTCGCCGACTCCTGGAGCGCGGTGCTGCCCGCCCTGGGCGCGGCCGGCTACCGCGCCGTCGCCGTCGACCAGCGCGGCTACTCCCCGGGCGCCCGCCCCTCGGGGATCGCCGACTACGCCGTGCCCGAACTCGTCGCCGACGCCCTCGCCTTCGCCGACTCCCAGGGCGCGGACCGCTTCCACCTCGTCTCGCACGACTGGGGCGGCATGGTCGCCTGGGCGCTGGCCGGCGCCCACCCCGAGCGGCTCAGGTCGCTGTCCGTCCTGGCCACCCCGCACCCCGAGGCCCTCAACCGCGCCGCCGCCGACGACCCCGAACAGCACCACCGCCTCGACTACGTCCGCTTCTTCCGCAGCGACGACCACGCCGCGGAGGCGGCCCTGCTGGCCGACGACGCCGCCCGGCTGCGCGCCGCGTACGGGGGCAAGGTCCCGGCACACCTCGTCGAGGACAACGTCCGCCGGCTCGCCGAGCCGGGCGCGCTGACCGCCACCCTCAACTGGTACCGGGCGCCCGCCTCGGTGATCTCCGTCCCCGCGGGCCGGATCGCCGTGCCCACCCTCTTCCTGTGGGGCAGCGAGGACGTCGCCCTGGGGCGCGTCGCGGCCGAATCCACCGGCGAGTGGGTGGACGGCCCGTACACCTTCGAGGAGCTGGCGGGCGCCAGCCACTGGCTGCCCGAAGAGGTCCCCGGTCTGGTCACGCCGAAGATCCTCGATCACCTGGAGACGTACGCCTGA